A region of uncultured Desulfobacter sp. DNA encodes the following proteins:
- a CDS encoding sugar transferase, with translation MLRENGTLTLDLQKALDVIITVFSFIAAYFLKKYLLSKGVGGLSIAPNYYLILMLIIISWHISFKWMGLYMSYRERPFWDFFTAIVRSNLLGMIIVSIVMYALHIQGVSRLLMGVFLVLNICFLTLSKFVVFKTLERLRTDGFNTRSVLIVGSKERAKEVIRAIEKHKATGYRVIGCFEVEEQLLGETVENGHKVIGLIRDLETYLRHNIVDELIFAMPLKKIKKGDRYLALAEGMGIKVRIIPDWEIHYLMYRPNVATIRFESFLGVYNMSLQSTPRNEGAILIKNVLGYVGAFIITFLLLPVFIAIAVAIKRSSDGPVFYTQERLGMNGRKFKLYKFRTMVNDADKIRDALEEQNEMDGPVFKMKNDPRIIPGVGEFLRKTSLDELPQLFNVLKGQMCLVGPRPPIPKEVDEYSVWHRRRLSMKPGMTCLWQIAPNRNDLSFEEWMKLDLKYIDNWSLFNDFKILVLTARAVLTRSGR, from the coding sequence ATGCTTAGAGAAAACGGAACATTAACGCTGGATTTGCAAAAAGCCCTGGATGTTATTATCACGGTATTTTCCTTTATTGCAGCTTACTTCCTCAAAAAGTATCTATTGTCGAAGGGAGTGGGAGGGTTGTCTATTGCACCCAACTATTACCTGATTCTGATGCTTATCATAATTTCGTGGCATATATCCTTCAAATGGATGGGGCTGTATATGTCCTACCGGGAGAGACCATTCTGGGATTTTTTTACAGCCATTGTAAGATCGAATCTTTTGGGTATGATCATCGTCAGTATTGTCATGTATGCTCTGCATATCCAGGGGGTGAGCCGTCTTTTAATGGGTGTTTTTCTGGTTCTCAATATTTGTTTTTTAACCCTGTCTAAATTTGTGGTGTTCAAAACCCTGGAACGGCTCAGGACAGACGGGTTTAATACCCGCAGTGTGCTGATCGTGGGCAGCAAGGAACGGGCAAAGGAGGTGATCCGGGCCATTGAAAAGCATAAGGCAACCGGGTATCGGGTCATAGGCTGTTTTGAGGTTGAAGAACAGCTTTTGGGAGAAACAGTGGAAAACGGGCATAAGGTGATCGGCCTGATCAGGGATCTGGAAACTTATTTGAGACACAATATTGTCGATGAACTGATATTTGCCATGCCGTTGAAAAAGATTAAAAAGGGGGACCGGTATCTGGCGTTGGCGGAAGGTATGGGTATCAAGGTTAGGATCATACCGGACTGGGAGATTCATTATTTGATGTACCGGCCCAATGTGGCGACTATCCGGTTTGAATCATTTCTGGGTGTTTATAATATGAGCCTGCAGTCCACGCCCAGGAATGAAGGTGCGATTTTGATCAAAAACGTACTTGGTTACGTGGGGGCTTTTATCATCACTTTTTTGCTGCTGCCGGTTTTTATCGCCATTGCCGTTGCCATTAAGCGATCATCTGACGGGCCGGTCTTTTACACCCAGGAGAGGCTGGGCATGAACGGCAGAAAATTCAAACTCTATAAGTTTCGGACCATGGTTAACGATGCCGATAAAATCCGTGATGCCCTTGAAGAACAAAACGAGATGGACGGGCCTGTATTTAAAATGAAAAATGATCCCAGGATTATTCCCGGGGTTGGCGAATTTTTGCGGAAGACCTCTCTGGATGAACTTCCCCAGTTGTTTAACGTGCTCAAGGGCCAGATGTGTCTTGTGGGGCCAAGGCCGCCCATCCCCAAGGAAGTGGATGAGTATTCGGTGTGGCACCGGCGGCGGCTCTCCATGAAACCGGGTATGACTTGTCTGTGGCAGATTGCACCCAATCGTAATGATTTGAGTTTTGAAGAGTGGATGAAACTGGATTTAAAATATATTGACAACTGGTCTTTGTTCAATGACTTTAAAATTCTGGTGCTCACAGCCCGGGCTGTGCTGACCCGGTCCGGCAGGTAA
- a CDS encoding type II toxin-antitoxin system prevent-host-death family antitoxin: protein MKTITASNANRKFSSLLRDVNNGEDITITSRGKPVAKIIPVKSTVMQKKAMKNLLLSRLKTQAVTGFRNWTRDELYDDVL from the coding sequence ATGAAAACAATTACGGCCTCAAATGCCAACCGTAAATTCTCCAGTTTGCTTCGCGATGTAAATAATGGTGAAGATATCACGATCACTTCACGGGGTAAGCCTGTCGCAAAAATTATTCCTGTGAAATCAACCGTAATGCAAAAAAAGGCAATGAAAAATCTTCTTTTATCACGCCTGAAAACCCAGGCTGTCACTGGATTCCGAAATTGGACTCGGGACGAGTTATACGATGATGTATTATGA
- a CDS encoding VanZ family protein, whose translation MLTDQWEVRGEVRAGADCQGIVRNNDFLFLESLNFLKSVSICQAVSGFKPGMVLLLSATIRVEKVVPGPKPWNRARLLLLQNDGKRNRWDFPHHVGKPFEGSMNWKRFGAVFTVSPLTEKLNVVAQMNQCRGIFELKDIHLVPVIESAGYIRARRVVLFLWAVFGLVFISAVFVRIRKSTLLKVVLGLVCAGIIFGTTMPAGMKKEMVKDVKAGAEIAKQTIVTTDKKEIPWQPEKVGHFCLFALFGFILINVLEQDGGYTALVYMLMVAAGTEFAQVYIDGRTGSLGDFFIDTSGCCLGIMIFVLCRRFKNKKGNG comes from the coding sequence ATGCTCACAGATCAATGGGAGGTTCGGGGGGAGGTTCGGGCCGGGGCAGATTGTCAGGGTATAGTACGAAACAACGATTTTCTTTTTTTGGAATCCCTGAACTTTTTGAAAAGTGTAAGTATTTGCCAGGCAGTATCCGGGTTTAAACCGGGGATGGTTCTTCTTTTATCCGCAACAATAAGAGTTGAAAAGGTGGTGCCGGGCCCGAAGCCTTGGAACAGGGCAAGGCTGCTGCTTCTACAGAATGATGGGAAAAGGAATCGATGGGATTTTCCTCATCATGTTGGGAAACCCTTTGAAGGTTCCATGAACTGGAAACGATTTGGTGCTGTTTTTACTGTGAGCCCTTTAACTGAGAAGTTAAACGTGGTGGCGCAGATGAACCAATGCCGGGGCATCTTTGAGTTAAAAGATATTCATCTTGTGCCTGTCATTGAGAGCGCTGGCTATATCCGGGCTCGAAGGGTTGTTCTGTTCTTATGGGCCGTGTTTGGCCTTGTTTTTATAAGCGCTGTTTTTGTCCGGATCAGGAAATCAACTCTTCTTAAAGTTGTTTTGGGACTTGTTTGTGCCGGCATCATTTTCGGCACCACCATGCCGGCAGGAATGAAAAAAGAAATGGTCAAGGATGTCAAAGCTGGTGCTGAAATTGCAAAACAAACAATTGTAACCACAGATAAAAAAGAAATTCCGTGGCAGCCTGAAAAAGTGGGCCATTTCTGTCTTTTTGCTTTGTTTGGATTTATATTGATCAATGTTCTTGAACAGGATGGCGGATATACTGCTCTGGTCTACATGCTCATGGTTGCGGCGGGCACAGAGTTTGCGCAAGTTTATATAGACGGACGCACCGGGTCTTTGGGGGACTTTTTTATTGATACTTCCGGATGCTGCCTGGGGATAATGATTTTTGTTCTATGCCGGAGATTTAAAAACAAAAAAGGTAACGGGTGA